The Populus alba chromosome 4, ASM523922v2, whole genome shotgun sequence genome contains a region encoding:
- the LOC118033574 gene encoding U-box domain-containing protein 8 translates to MATHFPDDFKCPISLEIMSDPVILSSGHTFDRSSIQRWLDSGHRTCPITKLPLPEHPRLIPNHALRSLISSFTIQKSQPDPNPYRNPNPSKKHQTQFLISALVSQSSTLESSLHSLSQLTRLTKLDPCLRRQITESGAVSTILNCVDSTESEIQEKALTLLLNLSLDDDNKVGLVAEGVIGRVINVIRVGSPSSRAIGCTMLTSLAVVEVNKATIGAYPNAIKTLIWVLYNGKGREVREAATALYAICSFVDNRKRAVECGAVPILMKIGGMGLERAVEVLSLLVKCKEGREEIRKVNGCLEVLVKVIRNGSERGVQCALFTLNCLCSFAEEMRVEAKKDGVLEICVGFLDDENEKIRRNAANLVQNLSCRG, encoded by the coding sequence ATGGCTACACACTTCCCTGATGATTTCAAGTGTCCAATTTCACTAGAAATCATGTCCGACCCAGTTATTCTCTCTTCGGGTCATACCTTTGACCGCTCCTCAATCCAACGGTGGCTCGACTCCGGCCACCGTACTTGTCCAATCACCAAACTCCCCTTGCCTGAACACCCTCGTCTTATACCCAACCACGCCTTGAGAAGCCTGATTTCCAGCTTTACAATCCAAAAATCACAACCAGACCCGAACCCGTATCGGAATCCGAACCCATCGAAGAAACACCAAACCCAGTTCTTAATCTCCGCTCTCGTTTCCCAATCTTCGACTCTGGAGTCCAGTCTTCACTCACTGAGTCAACTCACTAGACTCACCAAGCTTGACCCCTGTCTCCGCCGCCAAATCACTGAGTCTGGTGCAGTCTCAACGATTCTAAACTGTGTCGACTCGACCGAGTCAGAGATCCAAGAGAAAGCACTGACCCTCCTCCTTAATCTCTCTCTTGATGATGATAACAAGGTGGGCCTTGTAGCTGAAGGTGTAATTGGTCGGGTCATAAATGTTATCCGAGTCGGGTCGCCAAGTTCCCGAGCCATTGGTTGCACAATGTTGACAAGTTTGGCTGTTGTGGAAGTCAACAAAGCCACAATTGGAGCGTACCCGAATGCGATAAAAACGCTTATTTGGGTTCTATATAATGGAAAAGGGCGTGAAGTGAGAGAAGCAGCCACTGCGTTGTATGCGATTTGTTCATTTGTTGATAATAGAAAGCGTGCTGTGGAGTGTGGAGCTGTGCCAATTTTGATGAAAATTGGTGGGATGGGGCTTGAAAGAGCGGTGGAAGTGTTGAGTTTGTTGGTGAAATGTAAGGAAGGGAGGGAGGAAATAAGGAAGGTTAATGGGTGTTTGGAAGTTTTGGTTAAGGTTATTAGGAATGGGAGCGAAAGAGGGGTGCAATGTGCGCTTTTTACATTGAACTGTTTGTGTAGTTTCGCAGAGGAAATGCGTGTAGAGGCCAAAAAAGATGGGGTGTTGGAGATTTGTGTTGGGTTTTTGGATGATGagaatgaaaaaattagaaggaatgCAGCTAATTTGGTGCAAAATTTAAGTTGTAGGGGGTAG